A region from the Sutcliffiella horikoshii genome encodes:
- a CDS encoding reverse transcriptase-like protein, with translation MKLTLEWHYHTPKHIETTFRSDELDIRLALRLAEDIEKTGRVKRLSFFDQDGSEWTKKEINKWIKQSEVGISDVVAYFDGGYDTDTKLAGIGNVVYYNQNRKDYRYRINARIEELESNNEAEYAAFYFLVQQLEYLEIRSMEVTFKGDSLVVLNQLSGEWPCYDDLFNRWLDKIEQKLKELKIRPVYEPVNRKDNTEAHQLAKQALEGTPIESKLQL, from the coding sequence ATGAAATTAACCTTAGAATGGCACTATCACACACCAAAACACATTGAGACCACTTTTAGAAGTGACGAACTGGATATTAGGCTGGCTCTTAGGCTTGCTGAAGATATAGAAAAGACGGGGAGAGTAAAACGTCTCTCTTTCTTTGATCAAGATGGGTCAGAATGGACGAAAAAAGAAATAAACAAGTGGATTAAGCAGAGTGAAGTAGGAATTTCAGATGTTGTCGCCTATTTTGACGGAGGATACGACACAGACACAAAACTGGCGGGAATCGGAAATGTGGTTTATTATAATCAAAATAGAAAAGACTACAGATACAGAATAAATGCAAGGATTGAAGAATTGGAATCGAACAACGAAGCGGAGTATGCAGCTTTTTATTTTCTGGTTCAACAATTGGAGTATCTTGAAATACGTTCAATGGAAGTTACTTTTAAGGGTGACTCCCTTGTGGTTTTAAACCAACTGTCTGGAGAATGGCCGTGTTACGATGACCTATTTAACCGTTGGCTTGATAAGATAGAACAAAAGTTGAAAGAGCTTAAAATCAGGCCAGTATATGAACCTGTAAACAGAAAAGATAATACAGAGGCCCATCAGCTGGCCAAACAGGCATTAGAAGGAACCCCGATAGAAAGTAAATTGCAATTGTGA
- a CDS encoding reverse transcriptase-like protein: protein MIEVYIDGASAGDPGPSGAGIFIKGHGRAEQYSIPLGMMSNHEAEFHALIEALKICTKQGYQIVSFRTDSQAVENAMEKRFAKKPQYRVLLEEALNLSDQLDLFFIKWVPSKENKVADELSRKAIQLNKQ, encoded by the coding sequence ATGATTGAGGTATATATTGACGGGGCGAGTGCTGGAGATCCAGGTCCTTCTGGCGCTGGAATATTTATAAAAGGGCATGGCCGTGCTGAACAATACAGTATTCCGCTTGGAATGATGTCAAATCATGAAGCAGAATTTCATGCATTGATCGAAGCATTGAAAATATGTACAAAACAAGGCTATCAAATTGTTTCTTTTCGTACTGATTCTCAAGCTGTCGAGAACGCGATGGAAAAGCGATTTGCAAAAAAGCCGCAATATCGGGTGCTGTTAGAAGAGGCGTTGAACCTGTCCGATCAGCTTGATTTATTTTTTATAAAATGGGTGCCGAGTAAAGAGAATAAGGTGGCGGATGAACTGTCGAGGAAGGCGATTCAACTTAATAAACAATAA
- a CDS encoding DUF6123 family protein — protein MNKSWSTEDYLQQLTAKGFKFGEDSLGFIEFGKHYTDSSDYLVNIAIEITLKAQKQFDGSFFVSFLEMIKQEQVHTKHAAFELAKEKKII, from the coding sequence ATGAACAAATCATGGAGTACAGAAGATTACCTTCAACAACTTACCGCAAAAGGCTTTAAATTCGGAGAAGATTCTCTTGGTTTTATAGAATTTGGAAAACATTATACAGACAGCTCGGATTACTTAGTCAACATAGCCATCGAAATTACACTAAAAGCCCAAAAGCAGTTTGATGGAAGTTTCTTTGTATCATTTTTGGAAATGATCAAACAGGAACAAGTCCATACTAAGCATGCGGCTTTTGAATTGGCCAAGGAAAAGAAGATTATATAG
- a CDS encoding divergent PAP2 family protein, giving the protein MNRPLKIALSAITLAQFLKIPIKFLRTGKWEWNTFFETGGMPSSHSAGVSALATIIALKRGFKTIDFALSVIFGLIVMYDAQGVRRQTGEITLAVNDLAEKLDRLEGKPDKNVHDKLKKRLKERLGHQPEEVVGGALFGIALAFLGMRLLPKKKKLELWDKL; this is encoded by the coding sequence TTGAACCGACCACTTAAAATTGCTTTAAGTGCTATCACGTTGGCACAATTTCTAAAGATTCCAATAAAATTTCTTAGAACGGGAAAATGGGAATGGAATACCTTCTTTGAAACGGGAGGAATGCCAAGCTCACATTCGGCCGGAGTATCTGCTCTTGCCACCATCATTGCTTTAAAAAGGGGATTCAAAACGATAGATTTTGCACTTTCCGTCATTTTTGGGCTCATTGTTATGTATGATGCACAAGGAGTTAGAAGGCAAACAGGAGAGATAACCCTTGCTGTAAATGACCTTGCTGAAAAGTTGGATAGATTAGAGGGGAAACCTGATAAGAATGTCCATGATAAATTGAAAAAGCGTCTTAAAGAACGGTTGGGACACCAGCCAGAGGAAGTAGTTGGAGGGGCTTTATTCGGTATCGCTCTCGCTTTTTTGGGAATGCGCTTGTTGCCTAAAAAGAAAAAATTGGAACTTTGGGACAAACTTTGA
- the sspL gene encoding small, acid-soluble spore protein L yields the protein MSRNKSANRGKKAPGVNPQGYGQDAEFAQEVNSKLENKAKKDNTKR from the coding sequence ATGAGTAGAAATAAGTCAGCAAACAGAGGAAAAAAAGCACCTGGTGTAAACCCTCAAGGATATGGTCAAGATGCGGAGTTTGCGCAGGAAGTAAACTCCAAGCTTGAAAATAAAGCGAAAAAAGATAACACGAAACGTTAA
- a CDS encoding 5'-3' exonuclease, translated as MKKVLLIDGMALLFRSFFATSVYNRFMYTSNGIPTNAIQGFVKHMITSMETFEPTHVVCCWDMGSKTFRTEMFDDYKANRPAPPQELIPQFDLVKEVVEAFDIPNIGLAGFEADDCLGTLAELYREEAEVIILTGDQDVLQLIKPNIKVALLMKGYGNYEVLDENGFYEKKGLTPQQLIDLKAIMGDSSDNYPGVKGVGEKTATKLLMEYQTVDGILENLSALTKSQRQKFEDSLELLHLSRELATIKCDVPVSCELHDATIKIDRNKVASKFDELEFKNLHVFIDKVC; from the coding sequence TTGAAAAAAGTATTACTGATAGATGGAATGGCTTTATTATTCCGTTCATTTTTCGCAACCAGTGTTTATAATCGATTCATGTATACATCCAACGGAATCCCAACGAATGCTATTCAGGGATTTGTTAAACATATGATTACTTCCATGGAAACGTTCGAGCCGACACATGTTGTCTGCTGCTGGGACATGGGAAGCAAAACCTTCCGCACAGAAATGTTTGATGACTATAAAGCAAACAGACCTGCACCGCCACAAGAGTTGATTCCACAATTTGACCTTGTAAAAGAAGTGGTAGAGGCGTTTGATATCCCTAATATTGGCCTTGCAGGCTTTGAAGCAGATGACTGCTTAGGAACCCTTGCAGAACTTTATCGAGAAGAAGCAGAGGTTATCATTCTGACTGGTGACCAAGACGTACTTCAGCTGATCAAACCGAATATCAAAGTAGCATTGTTAATGAAAGGCTATGGCAATTATGAAGTGTTAGATGAGAATGGCTTCTATGAGAAAAAAGGCCTTACACCGCAGCAACTCATCGACCTTAAAGCCATAATGGGGGACAGCAGTGATAACTACCCTGGAGTTAAAGGTGTTGGGGAAAAGACCGCTACAAAACTTTTGATGGAGTATCAGACAGTAGATGGAATCTTAGAAAATCTGTCAGCTCTTACGAAAAGTCAACGTCAGAAATTTGAAGACAGCTTGGAATTACTGCACCTGTCAAGAGAGCTTGCAACAATTAAGTGTGATGTACCGGTTTCTTGTGAATTGCATGATGCCACCATTAAGATTGACCGCAACAAAGTCGCAAGTAAATTTGACGAGCTGGAATTTAAAAATTTACATGTGTTTATAGATAAAGTTTGTTAG
- a CDS encoding sulfurtransferase: MKHIVSVNWVREHLNELTIIDCRFHLPAPDKGLEEYKEHHIPGAHYMHLNKDLSSSVATHGGRHPLPDIHELHSKLEDIGVHDGGKVLIYDDQNGAMASRLWFLLKVLGHEKVWIMDGGYSAWVKQGYPVTAEVPTHEKRGTLTLKVEEDLLTDMKEVKSQLPAFESGSAYLLDAREPNRYRGVEEPIDKVAGHIPGALNFFWMENVENGKWKETEELKERFSKLDPSKEVVVYCGSGVTACSMFLALKEAGYEKVKLYTGSWSDWISYTDNPISK; this comes from the coding sequence ATGAAACATATTGTTTCGGTAAATTGGGTGAGGGAGCATTTAAACGAACTCACGATCATTGATTGTCGCTTCCATCTTCCTGCACCTGATAAAGGTCTTGAAGAATATAAAGAACATCACATCCCAGGGGCACATTATATGCACTTGAATAAAGACTTATCCAGCTCAGTCGCTACACATGGGGGCAGACATCCGTTACCTGATATTCATGAACTTCATTCTAAACTTGAAGATATCGGGGTTCATGACGGTGGCAAGGTACTTATTTATGATGATCAGAACGGTGCGATGGCCTCAAGGCTGTGGTTTTTGCTTAAAGTTTTGGGTCATGAGAAAGTTTGGATTATGGATGGTGGCTACAGTGCATGGGTGAAGCAAGGTTATCCTGTAACAGCAGAAGTGCCTACTCATGAAAAGCGAGGTACTCTTACATTAAAAGTGGAAGAAGATTTGCTAACAGATATGAAAGAAGTTAAATCCCAACTACCTGCCTTCGAAAGTGGTTCAGCGTACCTTCTTGATGCAAGAGAACCTAACCGCTATAGGGGAGTAGAAGAGCCAATCGATAAGGTTGCCGGTCATATTCCGGGTGCTCTTAACTTTTTCTGGATGGAAAACGTTGAGAATGGAAAATGGAAAGAGACGGAAGAGTTGAAAGAAAGATTTTCTAAGCTTGACCCTTCTAAAGAAGTGGTCGTCTACTGCGGTTCGGGTGTAACTGCCTGCTCAATGTTTTTAGCCCTCAAAGAAGCTGGTTATGAAAAAGTAAAGTTGTATACCGGTAGCTGGAGCGACTGGATAAGTTACACAGACAACCCAATTTCTAAATAA
- a CDS encoding YpbS family protein gives MSVHKAISEHSRKQNQVVMNFLQLEQQREAYIEEAIVLCRQKKPYTTEKINEVTKRINELARKGIAPQRQLVTKEMVEEFVSRSN, from the coding sequence ATGAGCGTACATAAAGCCATAAGTGAGCATTCTAGAAAACAAAATCAAGTGGTAATGAATTTTCTGCAACTTGAGCAGCAAAGAGAAGCATACATAGAAGAGGCCATCGTACTTTGCCGTCAAAAGAAACCATATACAACGGAAAAAATTAACGAGGTAACGAAAAGAATAAATGAACTTGCACGAAAAGGAATAGCACCTCAAAGACAACTGGTAACGAAAGAAATGGTAGAGGAATTTGTTTCTCGAAGTAACTAG
- a CDS encoding nucleotidyltransferase domain-containing protein, which translates to MNRIEDMLTTIELTHKVKILYACEAGSRAYGFATEDSDYDIRFIYVAPLKDYLSLWKKEDTITQQDDIYDIQGWDLKKALLLAGKSNPSLYEWMLSPIVYRELDFAMLSLKDTVLKDYSRKVLAFHYANMAKNNLQVWRKKNVVSHLVHAVRASLMLEQVIHHEPVTLELEELIKKSKTFTKEDLSHLFSLKTGEEITDKPHIPQLFTKVSTFIHAAEESLILLKEGTVNRNMLEDLFFQQLGLEGE; encoded by the coding sequence GTGAACCGGATAGAGGATATGCTCACTACTATCGAATTAACCCATAAGGTGAAGATCCTTTATGCCTGTGAAGCAGGTAGCAGGGCATATGGATTTGCTACCGAAGACAGTGATTATGATATCAGGTTCATCTATGTTGCTCCCCTAAAAGATTATCTTTCCTTATGGAAGAAGGAAGATACCATTACCCAGCAGGATGACATATACGACATTCAAGGTTGGGACCTTAAAAAAGCATTGTTACTGGCCGGCAAGTCCAACCCATCTTTATATGAATGGATGCTATCTCCTATTGTATATAGGGAGTTGGATTTTGCCATGCTTTCTTTAAAAGACACCGTTTTAAAGGATTACTCCAGAAAGGTACTTGCTTTTCATTATGCGAACATGGCGAAAAACAATCTCCAAGTATGGAGAAAAAAGAATGTCGTTTCTCACCTTGTTCATGCCGTCCGGGCATCATTGATGTTAGAACAGGTTATACACCATGAACCAGTAACCTTAGAATTAGAAGAACTTATAAAGAAAAGCAAGACATTTACCAAGGAAGACTTATCTCATTTATTTAGCTTAAAGACCGGAGAAGAAATAACGGATAAACCACACATTCCGCAACTTTTTACTAAAGTAAGTACTTTTATCCATGCTGCTGAAGAGTCTTTGATTTTATTAAAAGAGGGAACGGTAAATCGTAACATGTTGGAGGATTTGTTTTTTCAACAGCTGGGATTAGAGGGTGAGTGA
- a CDS encoding dynamin family protein — translation MGSNNPKQQIQQQEQETSQLQMKLQLILEKLHKRGDQKSARKVAELLHKQTTKELSIAFCGHFSAGKSSFINEILEEAILPASPIPTSANVVQIRNGEELAHVHFFEGESLEILPPVSFEHVKAYCKNGDQVESVEYQFPFEKLPADMVILDTPGVDSTDDAHRISTESALHLADVIFYVMDYNHVQSEVNLKFIKELQDKEKKIYLIVNQIDKHREEEIPFSTYNDRIMESFGDWGIIPASIYFTSLKDASHPLNDLAIVKETIQILRQDKLDILPKTIERALIQVIDEHKEWQLDQRAEEMNSHEQTIDSVGDLPRDVAETLRIRKYKLTTIQSETAEMKEEFINQTKRILENANITPFEMRELAERYLESQQKGFKVGLLFSGKKTQEEREQRSAAFRSDLRERVKTQVEKFIHEHIISFLKEQNFYSPAIFDKVQELTVSISEEFVASHVKPGAGYTGNAVLHYTKDLAHSIKLEYQKQVQRFMEDFFEKLEKQMQDSTKELTVEVEKLAAVHHAQEAITQLHMKLEQQYEELNSILVKTAANLGQSDTGDLITKYLHRSYRKVRGDELPSSTGKRKTDIQKQEGTLDTINQNDPAKLVRGLHETANSLKGIHGFQTIVDDLKKRAEKIENQTFTVALFGAFSAGKSSLANALFGEKVLPVSPNPTTASINKISPVTKDNPHGTVCVQMKTTDQLFQDVKQALQIFNMEVLGLEEAVPAIKSIISKNEHLELDANKKTHFHFLKAFLTGWDEMKAKLGTLQQVTLSEFEAYVAQEEKSCFVEWIEVFYDCPFTRQGLTLVDTPGADSINARHTDVSFDYIKNADAILFVTYYQHAFSKADREFLIQLGRVKDAFAMDKMFFLVNAADLANNEEELELVCDYVGDQLTAYGIRHPRLYPVSSLLALKEKEDRSFEHPFLESSLMDDFEKAFSAFIQSDLVEMSLHAAQSDLNRAVALFEHFVQQAKLGSEEKEKLQLLHASNKEKLETQIKGYATESFYTLLEQEINELVYYIKQRTLLRFSDFFKESFNPAVIREDGRNMKAQLISCLHELVTDISHNLSQEVRATTVRTENFIRKSLHSWQKELEAEAQRVETQLSLRVLETEDFTTFKVKTSFPAISSKLEKQTLGYFRNSKAFFEKNEKQKMATFLEEQLSPLMDTYLKDSAQELTHHYNGEMETALDEVKKYILRQLEDYYEGMKSALEQEQDIPHLEQVLETIQQK, via the coding sequence ATGGGATCAAACAATCCAAAACAGCAAATTCAGCAGCAAGAACAAGAGACAAGTCAGCTCCAAATGAAGCTGCAGCTAATTTTAGAAAAACTGCACAAACGCGGCGATCAAAAAAGTGCCAGAAAAGTGGCAGAACTTTTACATAAACAAACTACAAAAGAATTAAGTATAGCATTTTGCGGACATTTTTCCGCGGGGAAGTCATCCTTTATCAATGAGATATTAGAGGAAGCAATTCTGCCGGCCAGTCCTATTCCAACTTCCGCCAATGTTGTTCAAATTAGAAATGGGGAAGAGCTTGCCCATGTTCATTTTTTTGAGGGAGAATCACTCGAGATCCTCCCGCCAGTCTCATTTGAGCATGTTAAAGCGTATTGTAAAAACGGAGACCAAGTAGAATCTGTTGAATACCAATTTCCGTTTGAAAAACTTCCGGCTGATATGGTTATATTAGACACTCCAGGGGTGGATTCTACAGACGATGCTCATCGCATTTCCACAGAATCAGCCTTGCATTTGGCAGACGTCATTTTTTATGTGATGGACTACAATCACGTCCAGTCTGAAGTAAACCTTAAGTTTATTAAAGAACTTCAAGACAAGGAGAAGAAGATCTATTTAATTGTTAACCAAATAGATAAGCATCGGGAGGAAGAAATCCCGTTTTCCACCTATAACGATAGAATAATGGAGTCCTTTGGGGATTGGGGAATTATCCCTGCAAGCATCTATTTTACTAGCCTGAAGGATGCCAGTCATCCTCTTAACGACCTTGCCATCGTTAAAGAAACGATTCAAATCTTAAGACAGGACAAATTGGATATCCTGCCAAAGACGATTGAGCGAGCGCTCATTCAAGTAATAGATGAACATAAAGAATGGCAGCTCGATCAGCGGGCAGAGGAAATGAACAGTCATGAGCAAACGATTGACTCTGTTGGAGACCTGCCAAGAGATGTTGCGGAGACTTTAAGGATAAGAAAATATAAACTTACTACCATCCAATCTGAAACGGCTGAAATGAAAGAGGAGTTTATCAATCAGACAAAGCGAATCTTGGAAAATGCCAATATCACACCTTTTGAGATGAGGGAGCTAGCAGAACGTTATCTTGAATCGCAACAAAAGGGATTCAAGGTGGGGCTTCTGTTCTCTGGAAAAAAAACACAAGAGGAGCGCGAGCAAAGAAGTGCCGCTTTTCGAAGTGATTTGAGAGAGCGTGTGAAAACACAGGTCGAGAAGTTCATTCATGAACATATTATTTCCTTTCTAAAAGAGCAAAACTTTTATTCTCCCGCCATTTTTGATAAAGTCCAGGAGCTGACGGTTTCGATTTCGGAAGAGTTTGTTGCCAGCCATGTAAAACCTGGTGCTGGCTATACCGGAAACGCCGTTTTGCATTATACAAAAGATTTAGCACATTCCATCAAGCTAGAATACCAGAAACAAGTACAAAGATTCATGGAAGATTTCTTTGAAAAACTTGAGAAACAAATGCAAGATAGCACAAAAGAATTGACGGTGGAAGTGGAAAAATTAGCAGCGGTACATCATGCCCAAGAAGCGATTACACAGCTGCATATGAAACTTGAACAACAATATGAAGAACTAAACAGTATTTTAGTTAAGACTGCAGCGAATTTAGGTCAAAGTGATACAGGAGATCTTATTACCAAATATCTGCACCGTTCCTATAGAAAAGTTCGCGGAGATGAATTGCCTTCCTCGACAGGTAAGCGAAAAACTGACATTCAGAAACAAGAAGGTACTCTAGATACAATAAACCAGAATGACCCGGCAAAGTTAGTGAGAGGACTCCACGAGACAGCAAACTCTTTAAAGGGGATACATGGGTTTCAGACGATTGTTGATGACTTGAAAAAGAGAGCAGAAAAAATCGAAAACCAGACCTTTACCGTTGCGTTATTTGGTGCATTCAGTGCAGGGAAATCTTCTCTTGCAAATGCTTTATTTGGTGAAAAGGTGCTGCCTGTATCTCCAAATCCAACAACTGCTTCCATCAACAAGATTTCTCCTGTGACCAAGGATAATCCTCATGGAACGGTTTGTGTACAAATGAAAACAACTGATCAGCTGTTTCAGGATGTAAAACAGGCCTTGCAAATTTTCAATATGGAAGTATTGGGTCTTGAAGAAGCCGTTCCGGCAATCAAGAGCATCATTTCCAAAAATGAGCATCTTGAACTGGATGCCAACAAGAAAACGCATTTTCATTTTTTAAAGGCCTTTTTAACAGGTTGGGATGAAATGAAGGCGAAATTAGGGACGCTCCAACAGGTGACGCTAAGTGAGTTTGAAGCGTATGTCGCACAAGAAGAGAAATCATGTTTTGTGGAATGGATCGAAGTGTTTTATGATTGCCCATTCACAAGACAAGGGCTGACACTTGTGGACACACCTGGAGCGGATTCCATTAATGCAAGACATACCGATGTGTCATTTGATTACATTAAGAACGCTGATGCCATTCTTTTTGTCACGTATTATCAGCACGCATTTTCAAAAGCAGACAGGGAGTTTTTGATTCAACTGGGCAGGGTAAAAGACGCTTTTGCCATGGATAAAATGTTCTTCCTTGTTAATGCAGCAGATCTTGCAAATAATGAGGAAGAACTCGAACTCGTATGTGACTATGTTGGAGATCAATTGACTGCTTATGGAATTCGTCATCCAAGATTATATCCAGTTTCAAGTCTTCTTGCCCTGAAAGAAAAAGAAGACCGCTCATTTGAACATCCATTTTTGGAAAGCTCTTTGATGGATGATTTTGAAAAAGCATTTTCAGCCTTCATTCAGTCTGATTTGGTTGAGATGAGTCTTCATGCAGCACAATCAGACCTAAACCGGGCGGTCGCTTTATTTGAGCATTTTGTTCAACAAGCAAAGCTTGGTTCCGAGGAAAAAGAGAAGTTGCAGCTTTTACATGCTAGTAACAAAGAGAAGCTGGAAACTCAGATTAAAGGGTACGCAACAGAGAGCTTCTATACGCTGCTTGAGCAAGAAATAAACGAACTGGTATATTATATTAAGCAACGAACATTATTACGTTTTTCTGATTTCTTTAAAGAAAGCTTCAATCCTGCAGTGATCAGGGAAGACGGAAGAAATATGAAAGCACAGCTTATCAGTTGCCTGCATGAACTTGTGACAGATATTTCTCACAATCTTTCCCAAGAAGTTAGAGCAACTACCGTGCGGACAGAGAACTTTATCCGTAAGAGCTTGCACTCCTGGCAAAAGGAGTTAGAAGCGGAGGCTCAACGGGTAGAAACTCAGCTTTCCTTGCGTGTTTTGGAAACGGAGGATTTTACAACTTTTAAAGTGAAAACTTCTTTTCCCGCTATTTCTTCCAAGCTTGAAAAACAAACGCTTGGCTACTTCCGAAATTCGAAAGCTTTTTTCGAGAAAAATGAAAAGCAAAAGATGGCAACATTTCTAGAAGAGCAACTGTCTCCATTGATGGACACATACTTAAAGGATAGCGCACAGGAACTAACTCACCATTATAACGGTGAAATGGAAACGGCTCTTGATGAGGTCAAAAAGTATATCCTGAGACAGCTCGAGGACTATTACGAAGGAATGAAGTCAGCACTTGAACAAGAACAGGACATCCCGCATCTGGAACAAGTGCTAGAAACCATACAGCAAAAATAA